One Neochlamydia sp. AcF84 genomic region harbors:
- a CDS encoding tetratricopeptide repeat protein, with the protein MHDDMETFDPRMGYLETQGMLFRVKNDFYRFPHLAIDRLALLKGVAAADTFNRINQLSKLKVITENATKKLQEWMSITLFMRFKTYSHYQAQREIMNPLIKPFGFEDPEFIKKQLVLDPEAVEKVKKIYRIFIPFYHAMQGFLAGNEESLKLSDLEDNLPQTEGDIALRLFQLDEAKDWYRLAKKAAPKKSQVLNILANIYLNRGKLDKAVKYAQKALTIDNDLYGQIHPTIARDCNNLGMIYKEQGNLAMAAEYTQKALKIFIKLFGKNHPAIAVYYNNLGHIYQDKGNLQKAANKVKKALKIGIMRYGEIHPTVASYCTGLGQICQAQGKLQEAFEYHQQALFIVRKLFGENHPNLARNYNNLGMIYKEQGNLPEAAKHVKKALMSVLNLFGENYPNVASSYANLGTIYQAQGKLHGATEYIKKALAIGLKLYGEIHSSVANSYNHLGMIYKDQGNLAKAVEHIEKALEVSLKLFGENHSTVASYYNNLGQTYHDQGDLGKATEYIRKALAIDLKLFGENHSTIAGYYNNLGMIYQDRGNLKKAAEHVKKSLVLTLKLFGENHPDVAAGYNNLGTIYKTQGDLKKAAKYVKKALTIDLKIFCANHSALACDYSNLGTIYYEQGKLERAAECINQALLIDLKLYGENHPEIVKDYRNLGKIYEKQGNIKQTAEYTKKALRSSIAAHGIHYPEVAAINADLQVLKLLVSTTFVKTNYYHKRRDKLTGRKALS; encoded by the coding sequence GTGCACGATGATATGGAGACTTTTGATCCAAGAATGGGCTATTTAGAGACGCAGGGTATGCTTTTCCGAGTTAAAAATGATTTTTATCGCTTTCCTCATCTGGCTATAGATCGGCTAGCCCTTCTTAAAGGGGTAGCAGCTGCAGATACATTTAATAGGATTAATCAGCTAAGCAAGCTAAAGGTTATAACGGAGAATGCTACTAAAAAACTACAGGAGTGGATGAGTATAACATTGTTCATGCGCTTTAAAACCTATTCTCATTATCAAGCTCAACGAGAAATAATGAATCCTCTCATTAAGCCCTTCGGGTTTGAAGATCCGGAATTTATAAAAAAGCAGCTTGTACTAGATCCAGAAGCAGTAGAAAAGGTGAAAAAAATTTATCGAATTTTTATTCCCTTCTATCATGCTATGCAAGGCTTTTTAGCAGGCAATGAAGAAAGCTTGAAATTATCAGATTTAGAGGATAACTTACCTCAGACAGAAGGAGATATAGCTTTAAGGCTTTTTCAACTTGATGAAGCTAAAGACTGGTATAGGCTAGCAAAAAAAGCAGCCCCAAAAAAATCTCAAGTATTAAATATTCTTGCAAACATTTACCTAAATCGAGGGAAGTTAGATAAAGCCGTTAAGTATGCCCAAAAAGCATTAACCATTGACAATGATCTTTATGGCCAAATACATCCTACTATTGCAAGAGATTGCAATAATCTTGGAATGATTTACAAAGAGCAAGGAAATTTAGCGATGGCCGCTGAGTATACCCAAAAAGCACTTAAGATATTTATTAAACTGTTCGGAAAAAATCATCCTGCTATAGCGGTTTATTACAATAATTTAGGGCATATCTATCAAGACAAAGGAAATTTACAAAAAGCAGCTAATAAAGTTAAGAAAGCGCTTAAAATTGGTATAATGCGATATGGTGAGATTCATCCTACGGTAGCAAGCTATTGCACTGGATTGGGACAAATTTGCCAAGCGCAAGGGAAATTACAAGAAGCTTTTGAATATCACCAACAAGCCCTTTTTATAGTTCGTAAACTGTTCGGTGAAAATCATCCCAATTTAGCAAGAAATTATAACAATTTGGGAATGATTTATAAAGAGCAAGGAAATTTGCCCGAAGCAGCTAAGCATGTTAAAAAGGCCCTCATGAGTGTACTTAATTTATTTGGTGAAAATTACCCCAATGTGGCAAGCAGTTACGCCAATTTGGGAACGATTTACCAAGCTCAAGGAAAATTACACGGAGCAACTGAATATATTAAGAAAGCGCTGGCAATTGGACTTAAGCTATATGGTGAAATTCATTCTAGCGTAGCGAATAGTTATAACCATTTGGGGATGATTTACAAAGACCAAGGAAATTTGGCAAAAGCAGTTGAGCATATCGAAAAAGCCCTTGAAGTTAGCCTTAAGCTTTTTGGAGAAAATCACTCTACAGTAGCTAGCTATTACAACAACTTGGGACAAACCTATCACGATCAAGGAGATTTGGGAAAGGCAACAGAATATATTAGAAAAGCGTTGGCAATTGACCTTAAGCTTTTTGGCGAAAATCATTCTACAATAGCAGGCTATTACAACAACTTGGGAATGATTTACCAAGATCGAGGAAATTTAAAAAAAGCTGCTGAGCATGTCAAAAAATCGCTTGTCCTTACCCTTAAGCTGTTTGGTGAAAATCATCCTGATGTCGCAGCAGGATACAATAATCTTGGAACAATTTATAAAACACAAGGAGATTTAAAAAAAGCAGCTAAATATGTCAAGAAAGCACTCACTATAGATCTTAAGATTTTTTGTGCCAACCATTCTGCTTTAGCATGTGATTATAGTAATCTAGGAACGATTTACTACGAGCAAGGGAAATTAGAGAGGGCAGCTGAATGTATCAATCAAGCTTTATTAATTGATCTTAAACTTTATGGAGAAAATCATCCAGAGATAGTTAAAGATTACCGTAATTTAGGCAAAATATACGAAAAGCAAGGAAATATAAAACAAACAGCTGAATATACTAAAAAAGCTCTTAGAAGCAGTATTGCAGCACACGGTATTCATTATCCCGAGGTAGCAGCAATTAATGCTGATCTGCAAGTGCTCAAATTACTGGTTTCCACAACTTTTGTAAAAACAAACTACTATCATAAGAGGCGAGATAAGTTAACGGGAAGAAAAGCCTTAAGTTGA
- a CDS encoding DUF294 nucleotidyltransferase-like domain-containing protein, with protein sequence MISESLNTHPLIFPAFNNSISPLGDTSVYAEIALKIFKKLKLRDMCQAKLICKEWKQLIESSALAEDIYRIGLKLAIQKNNPLREKVCAEKLVQEAYCIEKLGDIYQEKGTTETLLQAAGLYNYALHLASAERHEILREKLAKIQNLMSELYEGKLLDYGLIKKQFEDNRLKLKDFRGQIEKQICNLSKNPSFQEVKELYGKIAQDIKAFFSSLVNQALDVLGPAPCEYAMIGFGSLAREEMTPYSDLEFGILIKEDNDVNKKYFRNLTNLIHLKVINLGETILPALNIPCLKEIGFFDGTTPRGFAFDGAGVEGKGCKTPLGNGKFKLIQTPKKMAQYIAQDKDEEWWHKKEPHLPMELLNFTHLLGNPKLIEQYRQKLQEKLDTRYQEGLKLRQYLAKQHLVQEDMTAFDPGMRDIGKHGMLIKVKNDLYRFPHLALDRLALLNKVQAFQTFTRIDKLNQLGITTEGAANKLKDWMSIALFMRLKM encoded by the coding sequence ATGATTTCAGAGAGCTTAAATACCCATCCTCTTATATTTCCTGCCTTTAACAATTCTATTTCTCCTCTAGGCGATACGTCAGTATATGCAGAAATTGCTTTAAAGATATTCAAAAAATTAAAACTACGAGATATGTGCCAAGCTAAGCTCATATGTAAAGAATGGAAGCAGTTAATTGAAAGCAGCGCTTTAGCAGAAGACATTTACAGGATAGGTTTAAAGCTTGCTATTCAAAAGAACAACCCTCTGCGCGAAAAAGTTTGCGCAGAAAAGCTAGTCCAAGAAGCATATTGTATAGAAAAACTAGGAGATATTTATCAGGAAAAAGGTACAACCGAAACATTACTTCAGGCTGCAGGGCTTTACAATTATGCGCTGCATTTAGCTTCTGCTGAGAGGCATGAAATTCTTAGAGAAAAGCTTGCTAAAATTCAAAACCTAATGAGTGAACTTTACGAAGGAAAACTTTTAGACTATGGTCTGATTAAGAAGCAATTTGAAGATAACCGGCTAAAATTAAAGGATTTTAGAGGCCAAATAGAGAAGCAAATTTGCAATTTATCAAAAAATCCTTCTTTCCAGGAAGTGAAAGAGCTTTACGGTAAGATCGCTCAGGATATAAAGGCTTTTTTTAGCTCACTAGTTAATCAGGCGCTTGATGTTTTAGGCCCGGCACCTTGCGAATATGCCATGATAGGCTTTGGTTCCTTAGCTAGGGAAGAAATGACCCCTTATTCTGACTTAGAATTTGGCATTCTTATAAAAGAAGATAACGACGTAAATAAGAAGTATTTTAGAAATCTTACTAATCTAATTCACTTGAAAGTCATCAACTTAGGCGAAACTATCCTTCCTGCTTTAAATATTCCTTGCTTAAAAGAAATAGGCTTTTTCGATGGCACTACGCCACGAGGCTTTGCTTTTGATGGAGCAGGAGTAGAAGGAAAAGGCTGTAAAACTCCTTTAGGTAATGGCAAATTTAAACTTATCCAAACACCTAAAAAAATGGCCCAATATATTGCCCAAGATAAGGATGAGGAATGGTGGCATAAAAAAGAGCCTCATCTTCCTATGGAGCTTTTAAATTTTACTCATTTACTAGGTAATCCTAAGCTAATAGAACAATATAGACAAAAACTTCAAGAAAAGCTCGATACACGTTATCAAGAAGGCCTTAAACTTCGCCAGTACTTAGCCAAGCAACACCTAGTTCAAGAGGATATGACGGCTTTTGATCCAGGAATGCGTGACATAGGAAAACATGGGATGCTTATTAAAGTTAAAAATGATCTTTATCGTTTTCCTCATCTAGCTTTAGATAGGTTAGCTCTTCTTAACAAAGTACAAGCTTTCCAAACCTTTACTAGAATTGATAAACTAAACCAACTAGGGATTACAACGGAGGGTGCAGCTAATAAGTTAAAAGATTGGATGAGCATTGCGCTATTCATGCGCCTTAAGATGTAA